One window of Chitinophagaceae bacterium genomic DNA carries:
- a CDS encoding PKD domain-containing protein — protein sequence MPKHKGISFLLISCFFLCFFSLEAHEHPIDDAPGEIRFIENKGQWPEDFSYKIPLQGGAVFIERDRFVFSFLHPDDLHEIHDIKHQSDVPDVSRIMDLKVNGHAYYHQFIGVNEEVSLEGGGQLPDYKNYFLGNDKSNWVSDVKSYGRVLYKDIYDNIDLSIYAKECPLHGGQHLKYDFIVEAGADPSNINWQYEGPNEVTILKNGSLFIETGVRNVTELKPFAFQVIDNDTVEVPCFFAQKSDGTFYFDLPDGYDLDKELIIDPELIFSTFTGSSADNWGYTATYDSAGFFYAGGIVRDDGVYPTTPGAFQANFAGGTGVMNWDIAISKFSPDGSSLIFSTYFGGSFNEIPQSIIVNSQNELVVYGSTGSSDFPVTQNAYDTIFKGGDTILVTFVVLFPDGSDIFVSRFSEDGTSLIGSTFISGTDNDGLNLADQTGTLHYNYGDHARGEVILDSLDNIYIASTTQSSDFPVTSGSFQTSYSGGQKGVVFKVSPDITDLVWSSYIGGSGNDAAYTIKVGDDGDIFIAGGTTSIDFPTTDSALIEVYPGGVTSGFVSRISNDGSSLLKSSYLGTSAYDQAYFLQLDSRGRVYLLGQSTGNYPVSGQVYNNPNSGQFIHALNADLDSTYFSTVFGNGTGLVNISPTAFLVDNCDNIYVSGWGGPLVNYAYTGNLLNMPITSDAFQSSMVSSTGFYFFILSPMAESLIYATYFSGNSVVSREHVDGGTSRFDENGIIYQAVCSDCATNNAFPTTPDVWSNNNPSNNCNLGAIKFQFNISNIEVDVEALPSTIGCAPFTVEFNPNSINATHYFWDFGDGNLSTDTFPQHTYVDEGIYEVMLIGVDSNLCAGIYRTDTSYLTIVVEDDFVTADFVPDVVSDCGDYIVEFQNQSFNATQFEWDFGDGNTSVAENPVHQFSEAGLYNVSLVVNNPNACRSIDSFSIELEFLPEMQLAINAPDSLLCAPALLELEGDTAFTDSFLWVFDDGTTSTDLNPQLIINEPGFYEILLIGFGSNVCNPSDTAAIQVFLAEDSIRADFSSVTITDCGILEVNLQNTSFGYTDLNWFVNGNFVSSQEQIQLQESEEGLYLVDLIVQNSACLLTDTISAVFELLPEVQALGDTIISCEPLSEAITGSAINPESYQWIYDDEIASENQQIAVNLSAGIYEYFLVASNPQTCNLTDTASYIFISNSLAEASFQIDSNVTFIFEDVNLENLSDQDLFFQWNLDGSFYSNERDLVLNFSETGEYEICLQANNDNDCPTEVCENILVIFEKAVGVPSAFTPNGDGVNDILYVRGYGFEELLFRVYNRWGERVFESTNQDIGWDGTYKGEPQEQEVYVYTVEVSYLDGSQQKLSGQVTLIR from the coding sequence ATGCCTAAACATAAAGGTATATCTTTTTTACTAATAAGCTGTTTTTTCCTGTGCTTTTTTTCATTGGAGGCACATGAACACCCTATAGATGATGCTCCGGGAGAAATTCGATTCATTGAAAATAAAGGTCAGTGGCCGGAAGATTTTAGTTATAAAATCCCATTACAGGGTGGTGCCGTATTTATTGAAAGAGACAGATTTGTTTTTTCATTTTTACATCCGGACGATTTACATGAAATACATGACATAAAGCATCAGAGCGATGTACCTGACGTTTCCCGAATTATGGATTTAAAAGTTAACGGACATGCATATTATCATCAATTTATTGGTGTTAATGAAGAAGTTTCTCTTGAGGGTGGAGGTCAGCTGCCGGATTATAAAAATTACTTTTTAGGCAATGATAAATCAAACTGGGTTAGTGATGTAAAATCGTATGGAAGGGTTTTATATAAAGATATTTATGATAATATTGACCTTAGTATATACGCTAAAGAATGTCCGTTGCATGGTGGTCAGCACTTGAAATATGATTTTATTGTAGAAGCCGGAGCAGATCCGTCTAATATTAACTGGCAATATGAAGGTCCCAATGAAGTGACTATCCTAAAAAATGGTTCGCTTTTTATTGAGACGGGGGTGAGAAATGTGACTGAATTAAAACCTTTTGCTTTTCAAGTAATTGATAATGATACGGTTGAGGTTCCCTGTTTTTTTGCTCAAAAAAGTGACGGGACTTTTTATTTTGATTTACCGGACGGTTATGACTTAGATAAGGAATTGATAATTGACCCGGAATTGATTTTTTCAACTTTTACCGGATCCTCAGCAGATAACTGGGGATATACAGCCACCTATGATAGTGCCGGTTTTTTTTATGCCGGGGGAATTGTTCGGGATGATGGGGTTTATCCAACAACTCCGGGAGCATTTCAGGCTAATTTTGCCGGAGGGACAGGAGTGATGAATTGGGATATAGCCATATCAAAGTTTTCACCTGATGGAAGTTCCCTTATTTTTTCTACTTATTTCGGAGGTAGTTTTAATGAAATCCCTCAGAGTATTATTGTAAACAGCCAAAATGAATTGGTTGTATATGGCTCTACCGGTTCTTCAGATTTCCCTGTAACCCAGAATGCTTATGATACCATTTTTAAAGGAGGGGATACCATTCTGGTCACATTTGTAGTCTTGTTTCCGGATGGGTCGGATATTTTTGTCAGTCGTTTTTCTGAAGATGGTACTTCATTAATTGGTTCAACTTTTATAAGTGGTACCGACAATGACGGATTAAATTTAGCTGACCAGACAGGCACGCTGCATTATAATTACGGAGATCATGCAAGGGGTGAAGTGATACTAGACTCTTTGGATAATATTTACATAGCTTCAACTACTCAATCTTCTGATTTTCCTGTTACAAGCGGGAGTTTTCAAACTTCCTATAGCGGAGGGCAAAAGGGAGTTGTTTTCAAAGTGTCCCCTGATATAACAGATTTAGTATGGTCATCCTACATTGGGGGCAGTGGTAATGACGCAGCTTATACAATCAAGGTAGGTGATGACGGAGATATTTTTATTGCAGGAGGTACTACAAGTATAGATTTTCCAACGACTGACTCAGCTTTAATAGAAGTGTATCCGGGTGGTGTAACCAGTGGATTTGTTTCTAGAATTTCAAATGATGGTTCTTCACTACTGAAAAGCAGTTATCTGGGGACTTCTGCTTATGATCAGGCATATTTTCTTCAATTAGATAGCAGGGGGAGAGTATATCTATTAGGCCAATCAACCGGAAATTACCCTGTTAGCGGACAGGTTTATAATAATCCTAATAGCGGACAATTTATACATGCCCTGAATGCTGATTTAGATTCGACATATTTTTCGACTGTTTTTGGGAATGGTACCGGCTTGGTGAATATTTCACCTACTGCCTTTTTAGTGGACAATTGTGATAATATTTATGTTTCCGGATGGGGAGGACCCTTAGTAAATTATGCTTATACCGGGAACCTACTAAATATGCCAATAACTTCAGATGCTTTTCAGTCATCTATGGTTAGTTCTACCGGCTTTTATTTTTTTATTTTAAGTCCCATGGCTGAATCTCTTATATACGCGACCTATTTTTCCGGAAATTCAGTTGTCAGTCGAGAGCATGTTGATGGGGGTACAAGTCGATTTGATGAAAATGGGATAATTTATCAGGCGGTTTGCTCAGATTGTGCTACAAACAATGCCTTTCCGACTACACCGGATGTATGGTCAAACAATAATCCAAGTAATAATTGCAACCTTGGAGCTATTAAGTTTCAGTTTAACATATCTAATATTGAAGTTGATGTGGAAGCGCTTCCTTCAACTATTGGATGTGCTCCATTTACTGTGGAGTTTAATCCTAACAGCATAAATGCTACGCATTACTTTTGGGATTTTGGTGATGGAAACCTTTCTACGGATACTTTTCCTCAACATACTTATGTAGACGAAGGTATTTATGAAGTTATGCTAATAGGTGTTGACAGTAATTTATGTGCGGGTATATACAGGACAGATACATCTTATCTTACTATAGTTGTAGAGGATGATTTTGTAACAGCGGATTTTGTACCGGATGTAGTTTCGGATTGTGGAGATTATATTGTAGAGTTTCAAAACCAAAGCTTTAATGCAACGCAATTTGAATGGGATTTTGGAGACGGGAATACTTCTGTTGCTGAAAATCCGGTACATCAATTTTCTGAAGCCGGGTTATATAATGTTAGTTTGGTCGTCAACAATCCCAATGCCTGCCGAAGTATTGACAGCTTTAGTATTGAATTGGAATTTTTACCGGAAATGCAATTGGCCATTAATGCTCCTGATAGCTTACTTTGCGCTCCCGCATTGTTGGAGTTGGAAGGAGATACTGCTTTTACGGACAGTTTTCTTTGGGTTTTTGATGATGGGACAACTTCAACGGATCTAAACCCGCAACTTATTATTAATGAGCCGGGATTTTATGAAATTTTACTAATAGGATTTGGAAGTAATGTTTGTAATCCTTCAGACACTGCAGCGATTCAAGTTTTTTTAGCAGAAGATTCTATAAGAGCTGATTTTAGTTCTGTAACTATTACTGATTGTGGCATTCTAGAAGTTAACTTACAAAATACCTCTTTTGGTTATACGGATTTAAACTGGTTTGTAAATGGGAATTTTGTGTCATCTCAGGAACAAATACAATTACAGGAAAGCGAAGAGGGGCTTTATCTGGTAGATTTAATCGTACAAAATAGCGCTTGTTTACTGACAGACACAATATCTGCTGTTTTTGAATTGTTACCGGAAGTACAAGCTTTGGGCGACACCATTATAAGTTGTGAACCTTTGTCTGAAGCAATTACAGGCAGTGCTATAAATCCGGAATCTTATCAATGGATTTACGATGATGAAATAGCTTCAGAAAATCAGCAAATAGCTGTTAATTTATCCGCCGGAATTTATGAGTATTTTTTAGTTGCTTCAAATCCACAAACTTGTAACCTGACTGATACTGCATCATATATCTTTATTTCCAATTCACTAGCTGAAGCTTCCTTTCAGATAGATTCAAATGTAACTTTTATATTTGAAGATGTCAATTTAGAAAATTTATCAGATCAGGATTTGTTTTTTCAATGGAATTTGGATGGTTCATTTTATTCTAATGAAAGAGATTTAGTTCTGAATTTTAGTGAAACCGGGGAATATGAAATTTGCTTACAGGCAAATAATGACAACGACTGTCCTACAGAGGTGTGTGAAAATATTTTAGTGATATTTGAAAAAGCTGTTGGAGTGCCATCTGCATTTACCCCAAATGGGGACGGAGTGAATGATATTTTATATGTAAGAGGTTATGGATTTGAAGAATTGCTATTTAGAGTTTACAATAGATGGGGTGAAAGAGTTTTTGAATCTACAAATCAGGATATTGGCTGGGACGGGACTTACAAAGGCGAACCACAGGAACAGGAAGTGTATGTATACACTGTAGAAGTGAGTTATTTGGATGGAAGTCAACAAAAATTATCAGGACAAGTGACACTTATAAGATAG
- a CDS encoding polysaccharide biosynthesis tyrosine autokinase, producing MSRGNSILSILQNFLGKDFNLSLLVSIIRKTFGWFLLILFITVLSVWLFLRYTQPIYETSSEIIQKTEKTAQILGTDELLRGDDDVSREIQIIRSRLLVARALEHLPLDVRYFKEGRTRVVHSELYRSSPFTITIDEIKDPAIYEREIYINIIDRNTFTLEYEINRNRIRETLSFDRFFENNYFILKASLTESAAEQIHSHVGEPYFFILENREQLISRVSRNIQVSAINPRTKTLQIKYSDNHPQKAKEIVETLTKEYINYDLERKQESASQILNFLNNQIDVFSDDLAQFQDTIKKFRIENRYLNPTDEVQMVMGRLNRVENMMLELSFNLQAIEWLENYISGQEDLSSIPKGINIANLEQYTHYLEAISDLEKEKNALLLNVKSNHPQVLLIEENIEMLKRELFENFFTGQGDMLEFQEAYFNKIYQQNISALLNIPEKEAEFSRLSRQYEIKERFFNVLLDKQAEYNIAKEGIVSDFVILRQPRVPSNPIFPNPLLLWSGGIILSLIAGIIIIVLRYLMHNTIISMDEIKRNSKVAILGAIPSHKKKMQTSEVVVDQNPKSLISEAFRSLRANLQFIENVEGPKTIAVTSTISGEGKTFIALNIAAIMCFLEKKVIVLDLDMRRPRLARAFNVANEKGMSTILIEKDNWKDCLNKSGTKNLDFLTSGPPPPNPSELILSKQFDSLIEELKKEYDYIVFDTPPVGIVTDALEVLKKANYPIYVVRADYSNKNFISNLDKLIDENHINKLSVVLNDVGRGVSGYYYGYGGYGYGYGYGYGAGGYGYGYYSDDLVQSVPWYRKIFTKKS from the coding sequence TTGAGCAGAGGTAATTCCATATTAAGTATACTACAGAATTTTTTAGGCAAAGATTTTAATCTAAGCCTTCTGGTTTCCATTATTAGAAAAACTTTTGGTTGGTTTCTGCTGATTCTATTTATCACCGTTTTATCTGTTTGGCTATTTTTAAGGTATACCCAACCCATCTATGAAACTTCTTCTGAAATCATCCAAAAAACAGAAAAAACTGCTCAAATATTAGGTACTGATGAATTACTCAGAGGTGACGATGATGTATCCAGAGAAATTCAGATTATCCGTTCGCGCTTATTAGTTGCTAGAGCATTGGAACATTTGCCACTTGATGTAAGATATTTTAAGGAGGGAAGAACCCGGGTAGTACACTCTGAACTTTATCGTTCTTCACCATTTACAATTACCATTGATGAAATTAAGGACCCGGCTATATATGAAAGGGAGATTTACATTAATATCATAGACAGAAATACTTTTACACTCGAATATGAAATTAATAGAAATCGGATACGGGAAACATTAAGCTTCGATCGTTTTTTTGAAAACAACTATTTTATTTTAAAGGCCAGCCTTACAGAATCCGCAGCAGAGCAGATTCATTCTCACGTGGGTGAACCTTATTTCTTTATTCTAGAAAACAGAGAACAGCTTATAAGCAGAGTATCCAGAAATATTCAGGTTTCAGCAATTAATCCAAGGACTAAAACATTACAAATAAAATATAGTGACAATCACCCTCAAAAAGCTAAAGAAATTGTAGAAACGCTAACCAAAGAATATATTAACTATGATTTGGAAAGGAAACAGGAAAGTGCATCTCAAATCCTTAACTTCCTGAACAATCAAATAGATGTTTTTAGTGATGATTTAGCGCAATTTCAGGATACCATTAAAAAATTCAGAATTGAAAATCGCTATTTAAACCCCACAGATGAAGTCCAAATGGTAATGGGTCGTCTAAACCGAGTTGAAAATATGATGCTGGAGTTAAGTTTTAACTTACAGGCAATAGAATGGTTGGAAAACTACATAAGCGGACAAGAGGATTTATCATCTATTCCAAAAGGTATAAATATTGCCAACTTAGAACAGTACACTCATTATCTTGAAGCCATTTCAGATTTAGAAAAAGAAAAAAATGCACTTTTACTAAATGTAAAATCTAATCACCCCCAGGTATTACTGATTGAGGAAAATATTGAAATGTTAAAGCGGGAGTTATTTGAAAACTTTTTCACCGGTCAGGGAGATATGCTCGAGTTTCAGGAAGCTTACTTCAACAAAATCTATCAGCAAAATATATCGGCTTTATTAAATATTCCTGAAAAAGAAGCAGAGTTTTCAAGACTAAGCAGACAATACGAGATTAAAGAACGTTTTTTCAATGTCCTTTTAGACAAACAAGCGGAGTATAATATTGCGAAAGAAGGAATTGTTTCTGACTTTGTAATCTTAAGACAGCCCAGAGTTCCATCAAACCCAATCTTTCCCAATCCTCTTTTACTTTGGTCAGGGGGAATAATCTTATCATTAATTGCCGGAATTATTATTATTGTTCTTAGATATCTGATGCATAATACCATCATTTCTATGGATGAAATTAAAAGAAATTCCAAGGTGGCTATTTTAGGCGCTATACCTTCTCACAAAAAGAAAATGCAAACTTCTGAAGTAGTTGTGGATCAAAACCCTAAATCACTGATATCTGAAGCATTCCGATCCTTAAGAGCAAACCTGCAGTTTATAGAAAATGTTGAAGGACCAAAAACAATTGCTGTAACTTCAACTATTTCCGGAGAGGGTAAGACTTTCATTGCTTTGAACATTGCAGCAATCATGTGTTTCTTAGAAAAAAAGGTAATTGTTCTGGATTTGGATATGCGACGCCCGAGATTAGCACGAGCTTTTAATGTTGCTAATGAAAAGGGTATGAGTACTATTCTGATAGAAAAGGATAATTGGAAAGACTGCCTGAATAAAAGTGGCACAAAAAATCTTGATTTCTTAACTTCAGGCCCTCCCCCGCCCAATCCATCTGAATTGATTCTTTCAAAACAGTTTGACAGCTTGATTGAAGAGTTAAAAAAGGAATATGATTATATAGTCTTTGATACGCCGCCGGTAGGAATTGTAACGGATGCTTTAGAAGTATTAAAAAAAGCAAACTACCCTATCTATGTTGTAAGGGCTGATTATTCAAATAAAAATTTCATCTCAAACCTTGATAAATTAATTGATGAAAATCATATAAATAAACTGTCTGTAGTACTTAATGATGTTGGAAGAGGTGTTTCCGGATACTACTATGGTTACGGTGGATATGGGTACGGATATGGGTATGGCTATGGCGCCGGAGGTTATGGATATGGTTATTACTCCGACGATCTTGTACAAAGCGTACCCTGGTACCGGAAAATTTTTACAAAGAAAAGTTAA
- a CDS encoding glycosyltransferase family 1 protein: protein MGKKLKVLHTMTWFCKGGGADLNVYHTINGLKDEFDMHIAVGDEIYQNHFENMEGITFHQCNDLVRPINLFKDLKAVYYFYKLIKKEKYDIVHTHESKASVVTRLAAKLAGTPVIIFGLHGVNFKMPFSKWKKKFFYYIEKTTIGAADKIIAVGQNVVDIYHEHNVGNKIPYEVVYSGIEVEKFKQGALLSKEERSRLRNEIGVSDTDFLLTNVGRLTRNKGQKYAIQAMEQLVQKFPNVKLLLAGEGELKEDYVKQVKEAGLENNIIFYGYCDNIPQLYGMSDLYFHTSLSEGLPRVVVESYLSKLPVVCFEVEGIHEIIDHGKTGYISKQYDVNTLVKYAAELISDDQKRETFGIKGCEFASERWDHHRMVDTLRDLYYKWLNEKTPGKVVYTKQLEAKPKTKKVYATKLN from the coding sequence ATGGGTAAGAAACTTAAAGTGTTGCACACAATGACTTGGTTCTGTAAGGGCGGAGGTGCAGATTTAAATGTTTATCACACTATAAATGGACTTAAAGATGAATTTGATATGCATATTGCCGTCGGTGATGAAATATATCAAAATCATTTTGAAAATATGGAAGGAATTACATTTCACCAGTGTAATGATTTAGTCAGACCAATCAACCTTTTTAAAGACTTAAAAGCTGTCTATTATTTTTATAAGCTTATAAAAAAGGAAAAATACGATATTGTCCATACACATGAATCCAAAGCCAGTGTTGTAACCAGATTAGCGGCAAAATTAGCCGGCACACCGGTCATCATTTTCGGTCTTCATGGTGTGAACTTCAAAATGCCATTTAGCAAATGGAAGAAAAAGTTTTTTTACTACATTGAAAAAACAACTATCGGCGCTGCTGATAAGATAATTGCAGTTGGGCAAAATGTAGTCGATATCTATCACGAGCACAATGTTGGAAATAAAATCCCCTATGAGGTTGTCTACAGTGGCATTGAAGTAGAGAAATTTAAACAAGGCGCTTTGTTAAGCAAAGAAGAAAGAAGCCGTTTAAGAAATGAAATCGGTGTTAGCGATACTGACTTTTTACTTACAAACGTGGGCAGATTAACCAGAAACAAAGGACAAAAATATGCCATTCAAGCAATGGAGCAATTGGTTCAAAAATTTCCAAATGTAAAATTATTATTAGCAGGTGAAGGCGAACTAAAAGAAGATTATGTAAAACAGGTAAAAGAAGCCGGTTTAGAAAACAATATTATATTTTACGGGTATTGCGACAATATTCCTCAGTTGTATGGCATGTCAGACTTGTACTTCCACACTTCATTGAGTGAAGGTTTGCCACGGGTAGTAGTTGAGTCTTATTTAAGTAAACTTCCCGTAGTTTGTTTTGAAGTAGAGGGAATTCATGAAATCATTGACCATGGAAAGACCGGTTATATTTCTAAGCAGTATGATGTAAACACATTGGTTAAATATGCAGCTGAACTTATATCAGATGACCAAAAAAGAGAAACCTTTGGAATAAAAGGTTGTGAATTTGCATCTGAAAGATGGGATCACCATAGAATGGTAGACACTTTACGCGATTTATACTATAAGTGGCTAAACGAAAAAACACCCGGTAAAGTGGTTTATACAAAGCAATTAGAAGCAAAACCTAAGACGAAAAAAGTCTACGCAACAAAATTGAACTAA